A genomic region of Ovis aries strain OAR_USU_Benz2616 breed Rambouillet chromosome 20, ARS-UI_Ramb_v3.0, whole genome shotgun sequence contains the following coding sequences:
- the LOC101109219 gene encoding HLA class II histocompatibility antigen, DO beta chain isoform X3, producing MSPIWVPWVVAFSSTVLRLDASMTQGRDSPEDFVTQAKADCYFTNGTEKVRFVVRFIFNLEEYARFDSDLGMFVALTELGKPDAELWNNRPDILARSRASVDMLCRRNYKLGAPFTVGRRVQPEVTVYPEKTPALQHLNLLLCLVTGFYPGDIKVTWFRNGQEQREGVMSTGLIRNGDWTFQTTVMLPMTPELGEVYTCLVDHPSLPSPVSVEWSGWSFRKEHQILGAFGQL from the exons ATGAGTCCTATCTGGGTTCCCTGGGTGGTGGCCTTCTCATCCACGGTTCTCAGGCTGGATGCTTCTATGACTCAAGGcagagattctccag aagATTTTGTGACCCAGGCAAAGGCTGACTGTTACTTCACCAATGGGACAGAAAAAGTGCGGTTTGTGGTCAGATTCATCTTCAACCTGGAGGAGTATGCACGTTTCGACAGCGACTTGGGAATGTTTGTGGCCTTGACGGAGCTGGGGAAGCCCGATGCTGAGCTGTGGAACAATCGGCCGGATATTCTGGCGAGGAGTAGAGCCTCTGTGGACATGCTTTGCAGACGCAACTACAAGCTGGGTGCACCCTTCACCGTGGGGAGGAGAG TGCAACCAGAGGTGACAGTGTATCCGGAGAagaccccagccctgcagcaccTCAATCTGCTGCTTTGCTTGGTGACAGGTTTCTACCCAGGGGACATCAAGGTCACCTGGTTCCGGAATGGGCAGGAACAAAGAGAGGGGGTCATGTCCACCGGCCTCATCAGGAATGGAGACTGGACCTTTCAGACGACGGTGATGCTGCCCATGACGCCTGAGCTTGGAGAGGTCTACACCTGCCTTGTTGACCATCCCAGCTTGCCGAGCCCTGTTTCTGTGGAGTGGA